GTCAGCCGCGAGCCGCCGGCGACCAGTTCGGCGCCCTCGTCGCTGCCGGCCTTGATATAGCCCTCCACCTTGCCGGCCTGCCTGGCGTTGATCAGCGGCCCGATTTCGGTCTCCGCCTCGATGCCATGGCCGATGCGCAGTCTGCCGGCAAACTCGGCAAGCCGGCGCACGAATTCGTCGTGAATTTCGCGCGCCACGAACAGGCGCGAACCGGCAATGCAGATCTGGCCCGAATGCACGAATACCGCCATCGCCGCTACCGGAACGGCCTTGTCGATGTCGGCATCGCGGCAGACGATAACAGGCGACTTGCCGCCAAGCTCCAGCGAAACGCGTTTGAGGTTGGTGACGCCCGCCCGCGCGATGGCCAGCCCGGTCTGCGTCGAACCGGTGAAGACGATCTTGTTGACGTCGGGATGTTCGGCGAGCCGCGCGCCGGCCTCCGCACCCGTTCCCGTGACGATGTTGACCACGCCGTCGGGCACGCCGGCTTCCTGCATCAGCCGTGCGATCAGCAATGGCGTCAACGACGCGTCCTCCGAAGGCTTCAAGACGATGGTGCAGCCCGTGGCGAGCGCCGGCGCGATCTTCCAGATCGAGGCGGCGGTCGGCGCATTCCAGGGGATGATCGCGCCGACGACACCCACTGGCTCGCGCCGGGTGAAGGAGACGATCTCGCCGGGAATGGAATTGTCGATCGCTTCGCCGTGCAGCGCGGTCGCCATGCCGGCGTAGAAGCGCAGCATGCCGATGACGCGACGGCGGTTGGCGAGCGTGCGCGTGATCGGCAGCCCCATGTCGAGCGTGTCGGAAACGCTGAGCTCTTCCCAATGCGTCTCGAACAGGTCCGCGATCCTGAGAAGCACGCACTGCCGCTCGTAGGGCGAGAATTTTGACCACGGTCCTTCGAAGGCCGCGCGCGCGGCGGCGACCGCCGCATCGACATCCGCGGCTCCCCCGCGCGGCACCATCGCCAGCACTTCGCCCGTCGCCGGATTGAGCGCCCGCATCTCCTGGCCGGATTGCGCCGGAACCCACTTGCCGCCGATGAACATCGGCCGGAATTCGCCGTGGTAAAGCGTGATCGCCTTCGCCCTGGGGTCGAAATTCAGCGTCATCTCTTCCTCCTCACGAATTCCGTGGCGACTATTACTCCCGGCGCCGGCGCCCTCAAACAAGGAAAGCAAAAGGGCGTCCATTCATTCTTCCAAGCGCCGTGGCTCGGGAAAGGTAGCCCGAAAACCGCGTACCTTGTCACAGGATTTGTCCAGTTTGGACCAATACAACCGCCGGTCATGACCCGGCCGAGCATCAGTCCAAGCCGCATGTTCAAGACCATGTCCGGCGGCCAATGTCCGTGCCCATGCCGATGCCTTAAGGGACACGCCGCGGCGGTTAACCATCCTCCCATGTCGAATCGAACTCGAAGCGGTATTGGCCGTTCAAGGGTCATGGAAGACCGCCAACCCAGATTTCGCTGTCGTCCCGCGCCGTCTGGCACCTGGACCGTCTGGGATCACGTTGCCGACGAACCCGCGACCTTGGGAGGATGCAAGCTTGTAGGCCGCACATGGGAGCGCGCCAGGAGTGCATGTGACCTGCTGAGACGGATTTATGACAATCGGCTCGACGCCCGATCGGTCCGGCAGGACGCACCGACCGCTTCAATGGGCCGAGTCGATGATCTCATTCGGTCAATTCGCAAGCGGCAAGATTTCGATGGTTAGGCACGACCATGGCCGACGCAGCGCCCGGCCAGACCGGGCTTTGCCCACTCGGCCTTTACCAGGGCCGGCTGGGGCCGACATTCTGCTGACGGGCGCGTCGCGTCACCTTGCCGGCGACGATGATTTCGCCTCAACTATGCCGCTGTCGACGTCGATCGCGTTCGGCGCTTCGACCGGCGGCTTGTATTTCGCCCGGGCAGGAAGCGGTCATGTCGCGAACCCTGATCATCGTTGGTCTCATCATGGTTGCCGTCGGCTTGTTGTGGCCCTGGTTGTCGCGGATCGGCCTTGGCAGATTGCCTGCCCCGATCTCCACCGGAATCCTGATCG
The genomic region above belongs to Mesorhizobium sp. B4-1-4 and contains:
- a CDS encoding DUF2905 family protein; the encoded protein is MSRTLIIVGLIMVAVGLLWPWLSRIGLGRLPAPISTGILIGIVLSIILWLVNR
- a CDS encoding aldehyde dehydrogenase family protein, with translation MTLNFDPRAKAITLYHGEFRPMFIGGKWVPAQSGQEMRALNPATGEVLAMVPRGGAADVDAAVAAARAAFEGPWSKFSPYERQCVLLRIADLFETHWEELSVSDTLDMGLPITRTLANRRRVIGMLRFYAGMATALHGEAIDNSIPGEIVSFTRREPVGVVGAIIPWNAPTAASIWKIAPALATGCTIVLKPSEDASLTPLLIARLMQEAGVPDGVVNIVTGTGAEAGARLAEHPDVNKIVFTGSTQTGLAIARAGVTNLKRVSLELGGKSPVIVCRDADIDKAVPVAAMAVFVHSGQICIAGSRLFVAREIHDEFVRRLAEFAGRLRIGHGIEAETEIGPLINARQAGKVEGYIKAGSDEGAELVAGGSRLTGALYDGGNFIAPTVFGSVSDKMTIAREEIFGPVISAMPFDTLDEAVARANATPYGLAAGIFTTHLGTAHKLARRIKAGSVWVNMYHAIDPAVPFGGMKMSGYGREGGIEHLHEYLETKSIWIQTD